The following coding sequences are from one Rhodothermia bacterium window:
- a CDS encoding protein tyrosine phosphatase: MFRRLFFSVFLVLLGALVPVWAQDSVQVLLESGKIIPKVTNNYYLGDAQIRVVYAQKAGAKLIYFNMHDNENTSAQAGWQTLRESGGKLVELQHTGERNLSFNLEGKRYVVDPNRIFTPLGIKKTLETNSRYDAQAAAEVEAFSNAVVNDFGLKRGELVVALHNNTPDSYTVKDYLPRGTYARDATATHYVAGSDADDFFFVTNLLHFQRLKAEGFNVALQNNATVTDDGSFSVFCGNFGVPYINVEAEHGHLEMQKSMIRSVIRLFANL, translated from the coding sequence ATGTTTCGGCGATTGTTTTTTTCTGTCTTTCTCGTGCTGTTAGGCGCACTTGTACCTGTCTGGGCGCAAGACTCTGTACAAGTCCTGCTCGAATCGGGAAAAATCATTCCCAAAGTCACCAACAATTATTATTTGGGTGATGCGCAAATACGGGTGGTTTATGCCCAAAAAGCGGGCGCTAAACTGATCTACTTTAATATGCACGACAATGAGAACACCTCTGCACAGGCCGGATGGCAAACCTTAAGGGAATCTGGTGGAAAATTGGTGGAACTGCAACATACGGGCGAACGCAACCTGTCGTTCAACCTAGAAGGCAAAAGGTATGTGGTAGATCCCAACCGCATTTTTACGCCTCTGGGAATCAAAAAAACATTGGAGACGAATAGCCGCTATGATGCCCAAGCCGCCGCTGAAGTTGAAGCCTTCTCGAATGCTGTGGTGAATGACTTTGGCCTTAAACGGGGCGAACTGGTGGTTGCGCTCCATAACAATACACCCGATAGCTATACCGTGAAAGATTACCTCCCACGAGGAACGTATGCGCGTGATGCAACTGCAACCCATTATGTAGCTGGCAGCGATGCCGATGATTTCTTCTTCGTCACCAATCTCCTGCATTTTCAGCGTCTAAAGGCGGAGGGGTTTAATGTCGCCCTACAGAACAATGCCACCGTAACCGATGATGGCTCCTTCTCCGTTTTTTGTGGCAACTTTGGCGTACCCTACATCAATGTGGAAGCAGAACATGGCCACTTGGAAATGCAAAAAAGCATGATTCGATCGGTTATCCGCCTCTTCGCCAATCTTTAG
- a CDS encoding ferrochelatase has translation MSNFTEQISLYQKHGAVFPVRPIDVASGRRVAVVLLSLGEPRSTEEVEDFLVNSRYVGVMSPFGRFFYKLRIRKELRNWLLGLEAMGGGAAYSRIRRDLRFMLEEHLNHQEHLAQKHLFSVFIANSYGDSSHEAVTSKIKEMGIEHVILIPMYPHFSQATTGVVLAHFQKAIEAVNAQFKVSLVHEYARHPQYVQALSDRIMEGLSRFPKHIREDVELVFAAFGCRTANHLPNDPALVLIEETISALLSQNRLENEWHLSCMSEVLSGSKKYGLMGVKQVVSELADQGKRAVLVIPISFITERFEVSYFLDTVLRSYALERGIQFEVSYSPQGNPLLLEALGDMVVRKITTLEKQKSFYRPDEWVLRQQDGKTIWVQSWVKSKPTITPLRQTG, from the coding sequence TTGAGCAATTTTACCGAACAAATCAGCCTCTATCAAAAGCATGGCGCCGTTTTTCCCGTCCGACCGATTGATGTAGCATCAGGAAGGCGGGTTGCTGTGGTATTGCTGAGTTTGGGAGAGCCTCGATCCACCGAAGAAGTTGAGGATTTTTTGGTCAATAGCCGTTATGTTGGTGTGATGTCACCTTTCGGCAGGTTTTTTTACAAACTCCGTATCCGTAAAGAACTGCGGAATTGGTTGTTAGGTTTGGAGGCAATGGGGGGTGGGGCGGCTTATTCGCGAATCCGTCGAGACTTGCGCTTCATGCTCGAAGAACACTTAAACCATCAAGAACACCTTGCACAAAAGCATTTATTTAGTGTTTTTATTGCCAATTCTTATGGAGATTCTTCGCATGAGGCTGTGACCAGCAAAATAAAGGAAATGGGGATTGAGCATGTAATTCTCATCCCAATGTATCCACATTTTAGCCAAGCCACAACAGGCGTGGTTTTGGCACATTTTCAAAAAGCCATTGAAGCCGTAAATGCCCAATTCAAGGTGTCTTTGGTGCATGAATACGCACGGCATCCGCAGTATGTTCAGGCTTTGTCAGACCGGATAATGGAAGGACTTTCGCGTTTTCCGAAGCATATCCGCGAGGATGTAGAACTCGTTTTTGCGGCATTTGGTTGCAGAACCGCAAATCATTTGCCAAACGATCCAGCACTTGTGCTTATCGAAGAAACCATTTCTGCCCTCTTAAGCCAAAATCGTCTCGAAAATGAGTGGCACCTCTCCTGCATGTCCGAAGTCTTATCTGGAAGCAAAAAATATGGCCTTATGGGGGTAAAACAAGTGGTCTCGGAACTGGCGGATCAGGGCAAACGGGCCGTGTTGGTCATTCCCATTTCTTTTATTACCGAACGGTTCGAGGTCTCTTATTTTTTAGATACCGTTCTTCGTTCCTATGCACTTGAGCGAGGAATTCAATTCGAGGTCAGCTATTCGCCCCAAGGCAATCCGCTTTTGTTAGAGGCTTTAGGCGATATGGTCGTCCGAAAAATAACAACCCTCGAAAAACAAAAATCGTTCTACCGTCCAGATGAATGGGTGTTGCGGCAACAGGATGGCAAGACTATCTGGGTACAATCTTGGGTAAAGAGTAAGCCAACCATTACCCCATTGCGCCAAACGGGCTAA
- a CDS encoding DUF819 family protein: protein MKEALITDPMLILAYLLTVLASVFALSTVKSFQKFFDFLPAVIWAYFIPMISTSLGIIPDSSPLYAWTSKYILPFALFLLMLTIDLPAVLKLGKTGLMVMVLASISIWVAGIVSFAIFGAYLPAEAWKEFGALTGSWIGGNANMVAVGNSFEPVVDLSRIIVMDTVVGYGWLGILIWLSTYQTALNKHFKADTQIIDDLNAHLAASDTEKKPTETLQIMYIIGIGLAVTIVVVALAQFMPKVGNPTLISASTWAILMLTTLGIALSLTPIRKIETYGASRFGYFALYFLLTTIGAQGDITKIFNTPLYLVAGIFWMSIHAGLLYLIGKAFKAPSFILATASMANIGAAASAPVVAVAYQPAMAPVGVLMSMLGYAYGTYLGLLAAWAMSKIYSWF, encoded by the coding sequence ATGAAAGAAGCCTTGATTACCGATCCGATGCTCATTTTGGCCTATTTGCTAACTGTTTTGGCTTCGGTATTTGCCCTTAGCACGGTAAAATCCTTTCAGAAGTTTTTTGATTTTCTACCGGCTGTGATCTGGGCATACTTCATCCCCATGATTTCTACGTCACTGGGCATCATCCCCGATTCCAGTCCTTTGTATGCTTGGACGTCAAAGTATATTTTGCCTTTTGCATTATTTTTATTGATGTTAACGATAGATTTACCGGCTGTTTTGAAGTTGGGAAAAACAGGTTTGATGGTCATGGTTTTGGCTTCGATCTCCATTTGGGTTGCCGGAATCGTGTCTTTTGCCATTTTTGGGGCTTATTTGCCAGCCGAGGCATGGAAGGAATTTGGTGCTTTAACGGGCAGTTGGATTGGTGGGAACGCCAATATGGTGGCTGTGGGGAATAGCTTTGAGCCGGTGGTGGACTTGAGCCGTATCATTGTCATGGATACCGTTGTTGGATATGGTTGGTTGGGTATTTTGATTTGGCTCTCCACCTACCAAACTGCGCTAAACAAGCATTTCAAAGCTGATACCCAAATCATAGATGACCTGAATGCCCATTTGGCCGCTTCAGATACAGAGAAAAAACCTACAGAAACCCTCCAAATTATGTACATCATTGGGATTGGCCTTGCCGTTACCATTGTTGTTGTGGCCTTAGCACAATTCATGCCCAAAGTCGGCAACCCAACCTTAATCAGTGCTTCCACATGGGCCATTTTGATGCTTACCACCTTGGGCATTGCGCTTTCACTTACTCCAATTCGGAAAATAGAAACCTATGGCGCTTCACGTTTTGGATATTTTGCGTTGTACTTTTTACTTACGACCATCGGCGCACAAGGAGACATTACAAAAATCTTTAACACGCCGCTCTATTTGGTGGCAGGTATTTTCTGGATGTCAATCCATGCTGGATTGTTATACCTGATTGGCAAGGCATTCAAAGCGCCTTCTTTTATCCTTGCCACCGCAAGTATGGCCAATATTGGTGCTGCTGCAAGTGCACCTGTCGTAGCGGTTGCCTACCAACCCGCGATGGCTCCGGTGGGTGTTCTGATGTCTATGTTGGGGTACGCCTATGGGACGTATCTTGGGCTTTTGGCAGCATGGGCTATGTCAAAGATTTATAGCTGGTTTTAA
- the pnp gene encoding polyribonucleotide nucleotidyltransferase: MNGIYQTLDLGDGRELIFETGRLAKQADGSVVVRLGDTMVLCTVVVGPPREGLNFFPLTVEYREGFSAGGKIPGGFIKREGRPSEKEILSARLSDRSIRPMFTDGYQDEVQIMLTVLSADGENDSDVIAATGASAALMLTGAPFHGPVAQVRVARVGGEFVAYPTISQLTMSDIDLVVAGTAESVVMVEGEMKEVSEEDMMAALDFGHSVIRKVVQAQLELVAQVGEIEPKTYSLNLLPEGLVEKVATHCAKEIDEHLNQPYNKANFYGGIATIRDHVLEVMLGKTDEEAGSVQAEATEEGWTAKQIKEAVDEVEKEVMRKAILNDSRRIDGRSLTDVRPIWCEAGYLPRVHGSSIFTRGETQVLASCTLGTDKDAQSIDQLFENQDRRFFLHYNFPPYSTGEVKPIRGTSRREVGHGKLAERALSYVLPSIDDFAYTIRLVCEVLESNGSSSMGSVCSGMMALMDAGVPVKKMVAGIAMGLIAEGDRVAVLSDILGTEDHLGDMDFKITGTEDGITACQMDIKIKSLSRETMATALNQAKAGRLHILNKMRETISEPREDLKPFAPRLTVIEIDSDFIGAVIGPGGKVVQGIQRETGTVISIDERNGKGYVTIAAVDGVKAAAAAQIVKGIASKPEVGDEFEGPVTRILEIGPLIEILPGKEALLHVSEMSYEFVKNVEDVVKVGDVLKVKLIDVLPDGKLRLSRKPFLEKPEGYVERERSPRPPRRDDRRDDRRGGDRRGGGGDRRR, encoded by the coding sequence ATGAATGGTATTTACCAAACCCTTGACCTCGGTGATGGCCGAGAATTGATTTTTGAAACCGGACGTTTGGCCAAACAGGCGGATGGATCGGTGGTTGTTCGCTTAGGCGATACAATGGTACTATGTACCGTAGTGGTTGGTCCACCACGCGAGGGGCTAAATTTCTTTCCCTTAACCGTTGAGTACCGCGAGGGCTTCTCGGCTGGCGGGAAAATTCCGGGAGGCTTTATCAAACGGGAAGGCCGCCCAAGCGAAAAGGAAATTCTATCAGCACGCCTCTCCGACCGGAGCATCCGTCCTATGTTTACGGATGGGTATCAAGACGAAGTACAGATTATGTTGACGGTGCTTTCGGCAGATGGCGAAAATGATTCGGATGTAATTGCGGCAACAGGTGCTTCTGCAGCGCTGATGCTGACCGGCGCCCCATTCCATGGCCCCGTAGCCCAAGTGCGTGTAGCACGGGTTGGTGGGGAATTTGTGGCTTATCCTACCATTTCTCAACTCACTATGAGCGATATAGATTTGGTTGTCGCTGGAACCGCCGAGTCTGTGGTGATGGTGGAAGGAGAAATGAAAGAGGTGAGTGAAGAGGATATGATGGCCGCACTCGATTTTGGTCATAGCGTTATCCGCAAAGTAGTACAAGCCCAGTTGGAATTGGTGGCGCAAGTTGGAGAAATTGAGCCAAAAACCTATTCGTTAAACCTCCTGCCAGAAGGCTTGGTAGAAAAGGTGGCCACACATTGTGCCAAAGAAATAGACGAACACCTGAATCAGCCGTATAACAAAGCCAATTTTTATGGCGGTATCGCAACCATCCGCGACCACGTTTTAGAGGTCATGTTGGGCAAAACCGACGAAGAAGCCGGATCAGTTCAGGCAGAAGCCACCGAGGAAGGTTGGACGGCCAAGCAAATAAAAGAAGCGGTGGATGAGGTGGAAAAAGAAGTGATGCGGAAAGCCATCCTTAATGACAGTCGCCGTATTGATGGTCGCTCCTTGACCGATGTCCGTCCGATCTGGTGCGAGGCTGGTTATCTGCCTCGCGTACACGGTTCTTCCATCTTTACCCGTGGCGAGACGCAGGTCTTGGCATCTTGTACACTTGGAACGGACAAAGATGCGCAATCTATAGACCAATTGTTTGAAAATCAAGACCGTAGGTTCTTCTTACATTATAACTTCCCACCCTATTCTACGGGTGAGGTAAAGCCAATCCGTGGCACGAGTCGTCGCGAGGTTGGGCATGGTAAATTGGCCGAGCGTGCCCTATCCTATGTATTGCCTTCGATTGATGATTTCGCCTACACCATCCGTCTTGTTTGTGAAGTGTTGGAATCGAATGGATCGTCTTCGATGGGTTCGGTTTGCTCCGGCATGATGGCCTTGATGGATGCAGGCGTTCCAGTTAAGAAAATGGTAGCGGGCATTGCGATGGGCCTTATTGCAGAGGGCGATCGCGTTGCTGTGCTTTCGGATATTTTGGGTACAGAAGACCATTTGGGGGATATGGACTTTAAAATCACCGGAACCGAAGACGGAATTACCGCTTGCCAAATGGACATCAAAATCAAGTCCCTCTCCCGCGAAACAATGGCTACGGCACTAAACCAAGCCAAAGCTGGACGTTTACACATCCTGAACAAAATGCGGGAAACGATCTCGGAACCAAGAGAAGACCTGAAGCCATTTGCCCCACGCTTAACCGTGATTGAGATAGATTCCGACTTCATAGGAGCTGTTATCGGGCCGGGTGGAAAAGTGGTACAGGGCATCCAACGGGAGACCGGAACCGTGATTTCTATTGACGAGCGTAACGGAAAAGGCTATGTCACGATTGCTGCTGTGGATGGCGTGAAAGCCGCTGCCGCCGCCCAAATCGTGAAAGGGATTGCCTCTAAACCCGAAGTGGGGGATGAGTTTGAAGGCCCCGTCACTCGGATTCTTGAAATTGGGCCATTGATCGAGATCTTACCCGGCAAAGAAGCCTTGTTGCACGTTTCAGAGATGAGCTATGAATTTGTTAAAAACGTCGAAGACGTCGTAAAAGTGGGCGATGTGCTGAAGGTGAAATTGATTGATGTACTGCCGGATGGCAAATTGCGCCTCTCTCGTAAGCCCTTCCTCGAAAAACCGGAAGGATATGTAGAGCGGGAACGTTCCCCGCGGCCTCCACGTCGGGACGATCGTCGGGACGACCGTCGCGGTGGGGATCGCCGTGGCGGAGGTGGAGACCGGAGACGTTAA
- the galK gene encoding galactokinase, with product MDFLPSTGKLPSFSVEVDYGGSMEISTHVLARFRAQFGAKPNVFWSPGRVNLIGEHTDYNGGWVLPAAIDKGIYLAIRPSNSDIGHWMAMDKEETIQIDTSPPINQKQTQCTWANYLWGVVSQLQQRGFHVPVCNLVFAGDLPIGAGMSSSAALGSVFAFALNKMFDYGLEGKDLARLVQQSENEFVGIKCGIMDMFTSLHGKANHALQLDCQTLEFRDVPLALGEYRIVLFNTNVKHALVDSAYNERREQCEAGLHFFRQYFNADIPNLSVVPITWLQASQSRIDPIVYRRCQYVLEEHIRIQAACKALTENNLKTFGQCMTATHQGLRYLYEVSCAELDFLFEAVWGNPKVLGTRMMGGGFGGCTINLIHQDAIPSIYEKVARSYEAAFGHCPDLYEVITANGTEQIVGKE from the coding sequence TTGGACTTTTTACCTTCAACCGGAAAGTTACCTTCTTTCTCGGTTGAAGTTGATTATGGCGGTTCAATGGAAATATCAACCCATGTTTTAGCTCGGTTTCGCGCGCAATTTGGCGCCAAGCCAAATGTATTCTGGTCTCCCGGAAGGGTAAACCTCATTGGAGAACACACCGATTATAATGGTGGCTGGGTTTTGCCTGCGGCCATAGACAAAGGCATTTACTTGGCAATCCGGCCTTCCAACTCCGATATCGGCCATTGGATGGCGATGGATAAAGAAGAAACCATCCAAATAGACACCTCACCACCAATAAACCAAAAGCAAACCCAATGTACTTGGGCAAATTATTTATGGGGTGTGGTATCCCAATTACAGCAACGCGGTTTTCATGTTCCTGTTTGCAACCTCGTTTTTGCGGGAGATTTGCCAATAGGCGCCGGAATGTCTTCTTCTGCAGCGCTCGGATCGGTTTTCGCCTTTGCACTCAACAAGATGTTCGACTATGGTTTGGAGGGAAAAGACCTAGCACGCTTGGTGCAACAGTCGGAGAATGAGTTTGTGGGCATAAAGTGCGGTATAATGGATATGTTTACCAGCTTGCACGGAAAAGCCAATCATGCCTTGCAATTGGATTGCCAAACGTTGGAGTTCCGTGATGTCCCACTTGCATTGGGCGAGTATCGGATTGTGTTGTTTAATACAAATGTGAAACATGCCTTGGTGGACTCTGCCTATAACGAACGTCGGGAGCAATGTGAGGCGGGATTACATTTTTTCAGACAGTATTTTAATGCAGATATACCCAATCTAAGTGTGGTTCCAATAACATGGCTACAAGCGAGCCAAAGCCGAATTGACCCCATTGTCTATCGGCGATGCCAGTATGTTCTTGAGGAACATATTCGTATTCAGGCTGCATGCAAGGCATTAACCGAGAACAACCTTAAAACCTTTGGGCAGTGTATGACGGCTACACACCAAGGATTGCGGTATCTGTATGAAGTCAGTTGCGCCGAATTGGATTTTTTGTTCGAGGCGGTTTGGGGAAATCCAAAGGTACTCGGTACACGAATGATGGGGGGCGGCTTTGGCGGATGTACCATTAACCTTATTCACCAAGACGCCATACCAAGCATTTATGAGAAAGTTGCTCGGAGCTACGAAGCCGCATTTGGTCATTGCCCCGATCTGTACGAAGTCATTACGGCAAATGGGACAGAGCAAATTGTGGGTAAAGAATAA
- a CDS encoding amidophosphoribosyltransferase, with translation MCGIFGIINAADAARKTYYGLHALQHRGQESAGIVSASYDEKRNRAIMPALRNFGLVTDVFRDESVFGQKLNGQMAIGHNRYSTSGSATNASNIQPFVVHYRNGNLAIAHNGNLSNATQLRQLFDQNGTLFQTTSDTEVILHLIAQSRQFRQRDQILDALSQIEGAFSLILMTDDKLIAVRDPHGFRPLMLGKIPNANPDGSPAWCVASESCAFDLLGATYIRDIQPGEMLVMEKEACTAGNFESYQLKPSSLTAQCIFEYVYFSRPDSRIFGEMVDKVRRKFGKILAHEAPAPFDPNGKRTIVIPVPDSSNTSAMGYATELNKIFAAKEQRDHFRFEFGLIRNHYVGRTFISPGQNARELKVRLKFNTVEGILKDRIVVMVDDSIVRGTTCRQLVKMVREAGAKEVHFRVTSPPVISPCYYGMDFPTPDELFANQFDGLSGMAAWLGVDSLAYLSEKGLLEAVRETNSIPPHYCTACFTKKYPVPVQKPEETLKEAYEFV, from the coding sequence ATGTGTGGCATTTTCGGAATTATCAATGCGGCTGATGCAGCCCGAAAAACGTATTACGGCCTACATGCACTCCAGCACCGAGGTCAAGAGTCTGCAGGGATTGTTTCAGCCTCTTACGACGAAAAACGTAACCGAGCTATTATGCCCGCGCTTCGTAATTTTGGCTTGGTGACCGATGTTTTCCGAGATGAATCGGTCTTCGGACAAAAACTTAACGGACAAATGGCCATTGGCCACAACCGATATTCCACCAGTGGCTCTGCTACCAATGCCTCAAACATTCAACCCTTTGTGGTACATTACCGAAATGGCAATTTGGCCATCGCCCATAACGGAAATCTATCCAATGCCACCCAACTTCGGCAGTTGTTTGACCAAAACGGAACACTTTTCCAGACCACTTCCGATACAGAGGTCATCTTACACCTCATCGCACAAAGCCGACAGTTTAGACAAAGAGATCAGATTTTAGATGCGCTTTCACAGATTGAGGGCGCATTTTCTTTGATCCTTATGACCGACGATAAACTGATTGCCGTTCGAGACCCACATGGGTTCCGCCCGCTGATGCTGGGAAAAATACCAAATGCCAATCCTGATGGTAGCCCTGCATGGTGTGTGGCCAGTGAGTCATGTGCTTTTGACTTGCTCGGCGCAACCTACATCCGCGACATACAGCCGGGCGAAATGTTGGTGATGGAAAAAGAAGCCTGCACAGCCGGTAACTTTGAGTCGTATCAACTTAAGCCCTCGTCCCTAACGGCACAATGTATCTTTGAATACGTCTATTTTTCTAGGCCGGATTCCCGCATCTTTGGCGAAATGGTGGACAAGGTGAGGCGAAAATTCGGCAAAATCCTTGCGCATGAAGCCCCTGCGCCTTTTGACCCCAATGGCAAAAGAACCATCGTGATTCCAGTGCCCGACTCTTCAAACACTTCGGCGATGGGTTATGCCACTGAATTGAACAAAATTTTTGCTGCTAAAGAACAACGAGACCACTTTCGATTCGAGTTCGGACTGATTCGGAATCACTACGTTGGCCGGACGTTTATCTCCCCCGGACAAAATGCCAGAGAACTTAAGGTGCGGCTAAAATTCAACACTGTCGAGGGTATCCTAAAAGACCGCATTGTGGTAATGGTGGATGACTCCATTGTACGCGGAACCACTTGCAGGCAATTGGTGAAGATGGTGCGTGAAGCTGGTGCAAAAGAGGTGCATTTCCGCGTAACCTCCCCGCCTGTCATTAGCCCTTGCTATTATGGAATGGATTTCCCGACGCCCGATGAGTTGTTTGCCAATCAATTTGATGGTCTTTCCGGCATGGCAGCATGGCTTGGGGTGGACTCGTTGGCCTATTTGTCCGAAAAAGGATTGTTAGAGGCTGTACGCGAAACCAATTCCATTCCACCCCATTATTGCACAGCGTGCTTCACAAAAAAATACCCCGTCCCGGTACAAAAACCGGAAGAAACCTTAAAAGAGGCTTACGAGTTTGTCTAA
- the rpsO gene encoding 30S ribosomal protein S15 yields MTKEQIAEVVKTYGGSENNTGKTQVQIAIYTKRIAEITEHLQRNKKDHAARRGLIQLVGKRRNMLDYLHKKDVEQYRQILKELGIRK; encoded by the coding sequence ATGACCAAAGAACAAATTGCCGAGGTGGTAAAAACCTATGGCGGCTCGGAGAACAATACGGGAAAAACCCAAGTTCAAATTGCCATTTACACCAAACGCATTGCAGAAATTACCGAACATCTTCAGCGCAATAAAAAGGATCATGCCGCACGTCGTGGCCTTATTCAATTGGTAGGTAAACGTCGAAATATGCTGGATTATCTCCACAAAAAAGACGTTGAACAATACCGCCAAATTCTGAAAGAACTCGGTATTCGGAAATAA
- a CDS encoding HlyC/CorC family transporter produces MDDPYPISSLDWAIFSIQTQWFLFFETAAFLTLLFVSALLSGAEVAFLSLSDREKRRLTESSSAAHRRILHLATTPGVTLTSILTMNTLANVTLVLLGTEITQQMATSYGLPTRWSLLVEGILLSLFLVSFAEIIPKMLAHHYAHTYCRIMSLPVYWAVRLSAPFARLLAPLSSRINERIDAYSGGLTAEDLKYLADIGEKHGSIQAMERDMIHSIAEFNETTVREVMTSRVDVVALSTTLNFSEVLHLVREHGYSRYPLFESNLDQIIGLVYAKDFLPFMDQIPLLASIDWQKVVRPEPLYVPESKKISDLLEEFRQKRLHMAIVIDEHGGTEGLVTMEDILEEIVGDIRDELDDEEEFLFRKMDEHVYLVSGRMHIDDLQAELPFEFQADDEDIQTVAGLFLHLYGDFPQEGDTIALEDLNFTARKITQHRIDEVLIERSTPNGPTE; encoded by the coding sequence TTGGACGACCCTTACCCTATTTCTTCTTTGGATTGGGCAATCTTCTCCATCCAAACCCAGTGGTTTCTTTTTTTTGAGACGGCTGCTTTTTTAACACTTCTATTTGTTTCTGCGCTGTTATCGGGTGCGGAAGTTGCTTTTTTATCCCTTTCGGATCGGGAAAAACGCCGATTAACCGAGTCGTCCTCCGCTGCACATCGCAGAATCCTGCATCTTGCAACAACACCCGGCGTGACACTCACTTCGATTCTCACCATGAATACGCTTGCCAACGTCACGTTAGTGCTTCTTGGAACAGAGATCACCCAACAAATGGCGACGTCTTATGGACTTCCCACCCGTTGGAGTTTATTGGTAGAGGGCATATTGCTATCGTTGTTTTTGGTCTCTTTTGCAGAGATTATCCCAAAGATGTTGGCACACCACTATGCGCATACTTATTGCCGCATCATGTCTTTGCCCGTATATTGGGCGGTTCGACTGAGTGCGCCTTTTGCCCGTTTATTGGCTCCGCTTTCTTCTCGAATTAACGAACGGATAGATGCCTATAGCGGAGGCTTAACCGCAGAAGACCTAAAATACTTAGCTGATATTGGTGAAAAGCACGGCTCTATCCAAGCAATGGAGCGCGATATGATCCACTCGATCGCAGAATTTAATGAAACCACTGTTCGCGAGGTCATGACCAGTCGGGTAGATGTGGTTGCCCTTTCCACTACGCTAAACTTCTCGGAAGTCTTGCACCTCGTCCGCGAGCATGGCTACTCCAGATACCCCCTTTTCGAGTCCAATTTAGACCAGATCATCGGCTTGGTTTATGCAAAAGACTTTTTACCTTTTATGGATCAAATCCCGTTACTAGCATCCATTGATTGGCAAAAAGTGGTACGTCCAGAACCGCTTTATGTACCGGAATCCAAAAAAATCAGTGACTTATTGGAGGAATTTCGTCAAAAACGACTACACATGGCCATCGTCATTGATGAACATGGCGGTACAGAAGGCTTGGTGACCATGGAGGATATTCTGGAAGAAATTGTAGGCGATATCCGTGACGAGTTGGACGACGAAGAAGAATTCCTCTTCCGCAAAATGGACGAACATGTGTATCTGGTGAGTGGGCGGATGCACATTGATGATCTTCAGGCGGAACTTCCCTTCGAATTTCAGGCCGATGACGAAGACATTCAGACCGTAGCGGGTCTTTTTCTACACCTTTATGGCGATTTCCCGCAAGAAGGCGATACCATTGCCTTGGAAGATCTGAACTTTACCGCTCGAAAAATCACCCAACACCGCATAGATGAAGTGCTCATTGAGCGATCAACTCCAAATGGCCCGACCGAATAA
- a CDS encoding bifunctional riboflavin kinase/FAD synthetase: protein MTIEEGWENIRPNANSVLTVGTFDGVHLGHEAIIRFLNHTAAQEKGVSTVVTFDPHPREVLMGKPHGLLTDIKERSAYLAALGLSRLVVVPFTKDFADTLPEPYIQKYLVERIGLKVFVIGYDHRFGHNRMGGFDLLREKGTEFGFKTHEIPAQMVSDEVVSSTAIRHYLAKGQVEEAVTLLGRPYEVAGTVHLGQKIGRKLGFPTANVLPIHPRKILPMNGSYAVRITTTSGTRHEGMAYVGERPSVTTNGRRGLEVNIFDFEDNLYGQVITVQFYTFIRHDERFPSLALLQDALKKDKADCKTYFSALS from the coding sequence ATGACAATAGAAGAAGGCTGGGAAAATATTCGTCCAAATGCGAACAGTGTGTTGACGGTAGGAACCTTTGATGGGGTACACCTCGGACATGAAGCCATCATTCGGTTTTTGAACCATACAGCAGCACAGGAAAAAGGGGTTAGCACGGTTGTCACTTTCGATCCTCACCCAAGGGAAGTCCTTATGGGCAAACCGCATGGATTACTGACGGATATTAAGGAACGTTCTGCCTATTTAGCGGCTTTGGGGCTGTCGCGCTTGGTGGTTGTGCCGTTTACAAAAGACTTCGCCGATACGCTGCCAGAGCCTTATATCCAGAAATACTTGGTCGAGCGTATTGGGCTAAAGGTGTTTGTGATTGGTTATGACCATCGGTTTGGTCATAACCGAATGGGTGGTTTTGATCTTTTGCGCGAAAAAGGAACTGAATTTGGGTTCAAGACGCACGAAATACCCGCTCAGATGGTATCGGATGAGGTGGTGTCTTCTACAGCCATTCGCCATTATTTGGCAAAAGGGCAGGTGGAGGAGGCTGTTACACTCCTTGGAAGACCTTACGAGGTGGCCGGAACTGTACACCTTGGCCAAAAAATAGGCCGCAAACTCGGATTCCCAACTGCAAATGTCTTGCCGATACATCCACGCAAAATCCTTCCGATGAATGGCAGTTATGCCGTTCGGATAACCACCACAAGCGGAACCCGCCACGAAGGAATGGCGTATGTGGGCGAAAGACCCTCGGTTACAACGAATGGAAGGCGGGGATTGGAGGTAAATATCTTTGACTTTGAAGACAACTTGTATGGGCAGGTGATCACCGTCCAATTTTACACCTTCATCCGACATGATGAACGTTTTCCTTCATTAGCCTTGTTACAAGATGCGTTGAAGAAAGACAAAGCCGATTGCAAAACCTATTTTTCTGCCTTATCTTAA